From the Phyllopteryx taeniolatus isolate TA_2022b chromosome 16, UOR_Ptae_1.2, whole genome shotgun sequence genome, one window contains:
- the pheta2 gene encoding sesquipedalian-1, protein MKLHKKILTHYQSCTSPVDNEGYLFKKKQRNGSYHRRWFILKGNLLFYQERPADRRLLGVIVLEGCAVRRADTDGRFCFGLVFRGPGFKSYQFAAGEEDTVESWVRVLLSASHCYLSLLLRDLHTQYQGSNLIEDGGGS, encoded by the exons ATGAAGCTCCACAAGAAGATTTTGACTCATTACCAATCCTGCACGTCACCAGTTGACAATGAAGGATATCTCTTCAAAAAG AAACAGAGAAACGGCTCATACCATCGGCGCTGGTTCATCCTGAAAGGAAACCTGCTCTTCTACCAGGAGCGGCCCGCAGACCGCCGCCTGTTGGGTGTCATCGTGCTGGAGGGATGCGCGGTGCGGCGAGCGGACACCGACGGACGCTTCTGCTTCGGTTTGGTCTTCCGGGGGCCTGGATTTAAGAGCTACCAGTTTGCGGCAGGGGAAGAGGACACTGTGGAGAGCTGGGTACGGGTTTTGCTGTCCGCCAGCCATTGCTACCTGTCGCTGCTGCTGAGAGACCTGCACACGCAGTATCAAGGTAGCAATCTGATAGAAGATGGCGGCGGTAGCTGA
- the cd2bp2 gene encoding CD2 antigen cytoplasmic tail-binding protein 2 isoform X3 — translation MNQRRCVPVWLFKSTMSKRKVTFADGDGVELDDEVPNKKPTLEVASGPGSRFKGKHSLDSDEEDEGEETQSSKYDILASDDVDGQENATIDYDEGVSITPFNLEEEMQEGHFDSEGNYFIKKEELIRDNWLDNIDWVRIKEQPFKQKKKGLGAKRKRRVGDEDEADEEKKREEQRENKEGAEKEEKEEEEEEEAEPAEDPLASLTRQQLTEALVELLLPGETVTGALRRLGGLGGRKRGKLRDAGDHAAENKRDTEKLDRLTSLADRLVASGMYGIYQQTQEKLAHTLKSMSRERPASAAKEEDEDKLDMFGEEFDEKQGTRNEEEKDDKRVVSEEVLWEYRWENEDKSEVYGPFTSQQMQDWVDEGYFSSGVYCRRLDQEGSQFYNSKRLDFELYT, via the exons ATGAACCAGCGCCGATG TGTCCCCGTGTGGCTTTTTAAAAGCACCATGTCCAAAAGGAAAGTCACGTTTGCGGATGGTGACGGTGTGGAGCTGGACGACGAAGTCCCAAACAAAAAG CCGACCCTTGAGGTGGCGAGCGGCCCGGGTTCCAGGTTCAAGGGCAAGCATTCCCTCGACAGTGATGAGGAGGACGAAGGAGAGGAAACCCAGAGCAGCAAATATGACATTTTGGCCAGCGACGATGTGGACG GCCAAGAGAACGCCACTATCGATTACGACGAGGGCGTTTCCATCACGCCCTTCAACCTGGAGGAGGAGATGCAGGAGGGACACTTTGACTCAGAGGGGAACTACTTTATCAAAAAGGAAGAGCTGATCCGAGACAACTGGCTTGACAATATCGACTGG GTCAGGATCAAAGAGCAGCCAttcaaacaaaagaagaaaggaCTCGGAGCCAAACGCAAGCGCAGAGTAGGGGATGAAGACGAGGCCGATGAGGAGAAGAAGCGGGAGGAGCAGCGAGAAAACAAGGAAGGTGCCgaaaaggaggagaaggaggaagaggaagaagaggaggccgAGCCCGCTGAGGACCCCCTGGCCTCCCTCACGCGGCAGCAGCTTACAGAAGCCCTGGTGGAACTCTTGTTGCCAGGGGAGACGGTCACGGGGGCGCTGCGGCGGCTCGGGGGCCTTGGCGGGCGGAAGAGGGGCAAACTGCGGGACGCCGGCGACCATGCGGCAGAGAACAAGCGGGACACGGAGAAGCTGGACCGCCTCACGTCTCTCGCCGACAGGCTGGTAGCGTCGGGCATGTACGGCATCTACCAGCAAACCCAAGAGAAGCTGGCGCACACGCTCAAGAGCATGAGCAGAGAGCGACCCGCGTCGGCGGCAAAAGAGGAAGACGAAGACAAACTGGACATGTTCGGAGAGGAGTTTGACGAGAAGCAGGGCACACGTAACGAAGAGGAGAAGGACGACAAAAGAG TAGTGAGCGAGGAGGTTTTGTGGGAGTACAGATGGGAGAATGAGGACAAATCGGAGGTCTACGGGCCCTTCACCAGTCAGCAGATGCAG GACTGGGTGGATGAAGGCTACTTCAGCAGCGGCGTGTACTGCAGGCGCTTGGACCAGGAAGGCTCGCAATTCTACAACTCCAAGAGACTGGACTTCGAGCTCTACACGTGA
- the cd2bp2 gene encoding CD2 antigen cytoplasmic tail-binding protein 2 isoform X1 gives MTTADGDNDEDEDGGGGPRFKLLGGDSPELCVPVWLFKSTMSKRKVTFADGDGVELDDEVPNKKPTLEVASGPGSRFKGKHSLDSDEEDEGEETQSSKYDILASDDVDGQENATIDYDEGVSITPFNLEEEMQEGHFDSEGNYFIKKEELIRDNWLDNIDWVRIKEQPFKQKKKGLGAKRKRRVGDEDEADEEKKREEQRENKEGAEKEEKEEEEEEEAEPAEDPLASLTRQQLTEALVELLLPGETVTGALRRLGGLGGRKRGKLRDAGDHAAENKRDTEKLDRLTSLADRLVASGMYGIYQQTQEKLAHTLKSMSRERPASAAKEEDEDKLDMFGEEFDEKQGTRNEEEKDDKRVVSEEVLWEYRWENEDKSEVYGPFTSQQMQDWVDEGYFSSGVYCRRLDQEGSQFYNSKRLDFELYT, from the exons ATGACTACTGCTGATGGTGAtaatgatgaggatgaggatggtggtggtggtcccaGGTTCAAGTTGCTGGGGGGAGACTCACCAGAACTCTG TGTCCCCGTGTGGCTTTTTAAAAGCACCATGTCCAAAAGGAAAGTCACGTTTGCGGATGGTGACGGTGTGGAGCTGGACGACGAAGTCCCAAACAAAAAG CCGACCCTTGAGGTGGCGAGCGGCCCGGGTTCCAGGTTCAAGGGCAAGCATTCCCTCGACAGTGATGAGGAGGACGAAGGAGAGGAAACCCAGAGCAGCAAATATGACATTTTGGCCAGCGACGATGTGGACG GCCAAGAGAACGCCACTATCGATTACGACGAGGGCGTTTCCATCACGCCCTTCAACCTGGAGGAGGAGATGCAGGAGGGACACTTTGACTCAGAGGGGAACTACTTTATCAAAAAGGAAGAGCTGATCCGAGACAACTGGCTTGACAATATCGACTGG GTCAGGATCAAAGAGCAGCCAttcaaacaaaagaagaaaggaCTCGGAGCCAAACGCAAGCGCAGAGTAGGGGATGAAGACGAGGCCGATGAGGAGAAGAAGCGGGAGGAGCAGCGAGAAAACAAGGAAGGTGCCgaaaaggaggagaaggaggaagaggaagaagaggaggccgAGCCCGCTGAGGACCCCCTGGCCTCCCTCACGCGGCAGCAGCTTACAGAAGCCCTGGTGGAACTCTTGTTGCCAGGGGAGACGGTCACGGGGGCGCTGCGGCGGCTCGGGGGCCTTGGCGGGCGGAAGAGGGGCAAACTGCGGGACGCCGGCGACCATGCGGCAGAGAACAAGCGGGACACGGAGAAGCTGGACCGCCTCACGTCTCTCGCCGACAGGCTGGTAGCGTCGGGCATGTACGGCATCTACCAGCAAACCCAAGAGAAGCTGGCGCACACGCTCAAGAGCATGAGCAGAGAGCGACCCGCGTCGGCGGCAAAAGAGGAAGACGAAGACAAACTGGACATGTTCGGAGAGGAGTTTGACGAGAAGCAGGGCACACGTAACGAAGAGGAGAAGGACGACAAAAGAG TAGTGAGCGAGGAGGTTTTGTGGGAGTACAGATGGGAGAATGAGGACAAATCGGAGGTCTACGGGCCCTTCACCAGTCAGCAGATGCAG GACTGGGTGGATGAAGGCTACTTCAGCAGCGGCGTGTACTGCAGGCGCTTGGACCAGGAAGGCTCGCAATTCTACAACTCCAAGAGACTGGACTTCGAGCTCTACACGTGA
- the cd2bp2 gene encoding CD2 antigen cytoplasmic tail-binding protein 2 isoform X2 has protein sequence MTTADGDNDEDEDGGGGPRFKLLGGDSPELCVPVWLFKSTMSKRKVTFADGDGVELDDEVPNKKPTLEVASGPGSRFKGKHSLDSDEEDEGEETQSSKYDILASDDVDGQENATIDYDEGVSITPFNLEEEMQEGHFDSEGNYFIKKEELIRDNWLDNIDWVRIKEQPFKQKKKGLGAKRKRRVGDEDEADEEKKREEQRENKEGAEKEEKEEEEEEEAEPAEDPLASLTRQQLTEALVELLLPGETVTGALRRLGGLGGRKRGKLRDAGDHAAENKRDTEKLDRLTSLADRLVASGMYGIYQQTQEKLAHTLKSMSRERPASAAKEEDEDKLDMFGEEFDEKQGTRNEEEKDDKRVSEEVLWEYRWENEDKSEVYGPFTSQQMQDWVDEGYFSSGVYCRRLDQEGSQFYNSKRLDFELYT, from the exons ATGACTACTGCTGATGGTGAtaatgatgaggatgaggatggtggtggtggtcccaGGTTCAAGTTGCTGGGGGGAGACTCACCAGAACTCTG TGTCCCCGTGTGGCTTTTTAAAAGCACCATGTCCAAAAGGAAAGTCACGTTTGCGGATGGTGACGGTGTGGAGCTGGACGACGAAGTCCCAAACAAAAAG CCGACCCTTGAGGTGGCGAGCGGCCCGGGTTCCAGGTTCAAGGGCAAGCATTCCCTCGACAGTGATGAGGAGGACGAAGGAGAGGAAACCCAGAGCAGCAAATATGACATTTTGGCCAGCGACGATGTGGACG GCCAAGAGAACGCCACTATCGATTACGACGAGGGCGTTTCCATCACGCCCTTCAACCTGGAGGAGGAGATGCAGGAGGGACACTTTGACTCAGAGGGGAACTACTTTATCAAAAAGGAAGAGCTGATCCGAGACAACTGGCTTGACAATATCGACTGG GTCAGGATCAAAGAGCAGCCAttcaaacaaaagaagaaaggaCTCGGAGCCAAACGCAAGCGCAGAGTAGGGGATGAAGACGAGGCCGATGAGGAGAAGAAGCGGGAGGAGCAGCGAGAAAACAAGGAAGGTGCCgaaaaggaggagaaggaggaagaggaagaagaggaggccgAGCCCGCTGAGGACCCCCTGGCCTCCCTCACGCGGCAGCAGCTTACAGAAGCCCTGGTGGAACTCTTGTTGCCAGGGGAGACGGTCACGGGGGCGCTGCGGCGGCTCGGGGGCCTTGGCGGGCGGAAGAGGGGCAAACTGCGGGACGCCGGCGACCATGCGGCAGAGAACAAGCGGGACACGGAGAAGCTGGACCGCCTCACGTCTCTCGCCGACAGGCTGGTAGCGTCGGGCATGTACGGCATCTACCAGCAAACCCAAGAGAAGCTGGCGCACACGCTCAAGAGCATGAGCAGAGAGCGACCCGCGTCGGCGGCAAAAGAGGAAGACGAAGACAAACTGGACATGTTCGGAGAGGAGTTTGACGAGAAGCAGGGCACACGTAACGAAGAGGAGAAGGACGACAAAAGAG TGAGCGAGGAGGTTTTGTGGGAGTACAGATGGGAGAATGAGGACAAATCGGAGGTCTACGGGCCCTTCACCAGTCAGCAGATGCAG GACTGGGTGGATGAAGGCTACTTCAGCAGCGGCGTGTACTGCAGGCGCTTGGACCAGGAAGGCTCGCAATTCTACAACTCCAAGAGACTGGACTTCGAGCTCTACACGTGA
- the cd2bp2 gene encoding CD2 antigen cytoplasmic tail-binding protein 2 isoform X4, with the protein MSKRKVTFADGDGVELDDEVPNKKPTLEVASGPGSRFKGKHSLDSDEEDEGEETQSSKYDILASDDVDGQENATIDYDEGVSITPFNLEEEMQEGHFDSEGNYFIKKEELIRDNWLDNIDWVRIKEQPFKQKKKGLGAKRKRRVGDEDEADEEKKREEQRENKEGAEKEEKEEEEEEEAEPAEDPLASLTRQQLTEALVELLLPGETVTGALRRLGGLGGRKRGKLRDAGDHAAENKRDTEKLDRLTSLADRLVASGMYGIYQQTQEKLAHTLKSMSRERPASAAKEEDEDKLDMFGEEFDEKQGTRNEEEKDDKRVVSEEVLWEYRWENEDKSEVYGPFTSQQMQDWVDEGYFSSGVYCRRLDQEGSQFYNSKRLDFELYT; encoded by the exons ATGTCCAAAAGGAAAGTCACGTTTGCGGATGGTGACGGTGTGGAGCTGGACGACGAAGTCCCAAACAAAAAG CCGACCCTTGAGGTGGCGAGCGGCCCGGGTTCCAGGTTCAAGGGCAAGCATTCCCTCGACAGTGATGAGGAGGACGAAGGAGAGGAAACCCAGAGCAGCAAATATGACATTTTGGCCAGCGACGATGTGGACG GCCAAGAGAACGCCACTATCGATTACGACGAGGGCGTTTCCATCACGCCCTTCAACCTGGAGGAGGAGATGCAGGAGGGACACTTTGACTCAGAGGGGAACTACTTTATCAAAAAGGAAGAGCTGATCCGAGACAACTGGCTTGACAATATCGACTGG GTCAGGATCAAAGAGCAGCCAttcaaacaaaagaagaaaggaCTCGGAGCCAAACGCAAGCGCAGAGTAGGGGATGAAGACGAGGCCGATGAGGAGAAGAAGCGGGAGGAGCAGCGAGAAAACAAGGAAGGTGCCgaaaaggaggagaaggaggaagaggaagaagaggaggccgAGCCCGCTGAGGACCCCCTGGCCTCCCTCACGCGGCAGCAGCTTACAGAAGCCCTGGTGGAACTCTTGTTGCCAGGGGAGACGGTCACGGGGGCGCTGCGGCGGCTCGGGGGCCTTGGCGGGCGGAAGAGGGGCAAACTGCGGGACGCCGGCGACCATGCGGCAGAGAACAAGCGGGACACGGAGAAGCTGGACCGCCTCACGTCTCTCGCCGACAGGCTGGTAGCGTCGGGCATGTACGGCATCTACCAGCAAACCCAAGAGAAGCTGGCGCACACGCTCAAGAGCATGAGCAGAGAGCGACCCGCGTCGGCGGCAAAAGAGGAAGACGAAGACAAACTGGACATGTTCGGAGAGGAGTTTGACGAGAAGCAGGGCACACGTAACGAAGAGGAGAAGGACGACAAAAGAG TAGTGAGCGAGGAGGTTTTGTGGGAGTACAGATGGGAGAATGAGGACAAATCGGAGGTCTACGGGCCCTTCACCAGTCAGCAGATGCAG GACTGGGTGGATGAAGGCTACTTCAGCAGCGGCGTGTACTGCAGGCGCTTGGACCAGGAAGGCTCGCAATTCTACAACTCCAAGAGACTGGACTTCGAGCTCTACACGTGA